Proteins encoded together in one Impatiens glandulifera chromosome 1, dImpGla2.1, whole genome shotgun sequence window:
- the LOC124930414 gene encoding uncharacterized protein K02A2.6-like, whose amino-acid sequence MELRIRKQPQVATILHNLIHKEVKVYVDDIIVKSKNRVEHIANLEKFLQRIRKYHLRLNPMKCTFGVTTSKMMGFMITQRGIEVDSSKIAAITAMPTPRNERKIILLPCLTKWMMRISEYDISYTVQKLVKGSVLADFLDDQLITVEDDDEEMIFPDDEIMTIQFEA is encoded by the exons ATGGAGCTACGTATCAGAAAGCAACCACAAGTCGCAACTATTCTCCACAACTTGATCCACAAGGAAGTCAAGGTCTACGTTGATGATATCATCGTCAAATCTAAGAATCGAGTTGAACATATCGCGAACTTGGAGAAATTCCTTCAGAGGATTCGGAAATACCATCTTCGTTTAAATCCAATGAAGTGCACCTTCGGTGTTACTACTAGTAAGATGATGGGATTTATGATTACTCAAAGAGGAATAGAAGTCGACTCTAGCAAGATTGCAGCCATCACAGCCATGCCAACACCCCGAAATGAGCGAAA AATCATTCTTTTGCCGTGTCTGACCAAATGGATGATGAGGATTTCAGAATATGATATCTCATATACCGTTCAGAAATTAGTCAAGGGTAGTGTGTTAGCTGATTTCCTAGATGATCAGCTAATTACTGTTGAAGATGACGACGAAGAGATGATTTTCCCAGATGACGAGATTATGACCATTCAATTTGAAGCATAG